Within Anolis sagrei isolate rAnoSag1 chromosome 3, rAnoSag1.mat, whole genome shotgun sequence, the genomic segment acatttcgcccacatctatggcaggcatcctcagaggttgggagatctgttggaaactaaataaGTGAGCAgactgctgtaagttttttgggctgtatggccatgttccagaagcatgctctcctgacattttgcccacatctatggcaggcatcctcagaggttgggagatctgttggaaactaaataaGTGAGCAgactgctgtaagtttttttgggctgtatggccatgttccagaagcatgctctcctgacattttgcccacatctatggcaggcatcctcagaggttgtgaggatgcctgacatagatgtgggtgaaacatcaggagagaatgcttcttgaacatgaccatgcagcaactcacagcaaccctttagCCCTTTCTTGCAAAGAGCTTtgatgcctcgccaaactacaactcccataattccacattCTTCAGCCAGGGCaggtaaagtggggtcaaactgtgttaattctacagtgcagatacgcAGAtacgagaggagacatgatggccatgtgaggggaagtcatagggaggagggagcaaggttctTTTCTACTGCCTTCGAGACTAGAATTCGGGAccattgcttcaaactacaggaaagggattccacctgaacattaggaagaactttctgactgtgagagctgttcagcagtggaactctctgctctggaatatggtggagcctccttctttggaggcctttaagcagactctggatggccatctgtcaggggtgatttgaatgcgatattcctgcttcttggcagggggttggactggatggcccatgaggtctcttccaactctaggattctatgattctatatacagtCCTTGGCACATTTGGAAGGAAAATCCCTGCCTTGCTTTCAcggtgaaatgttggagagtatgtTATAGTCATTGGGCAAATAGATAAACCCTTGGCACATTGGGAGGAAAACCCCTGCCTTTTTTGCACCTCGGATCATTTAAGAAGCACTGGACACAGTCCCCGTTGCATCgtgactgtggcacagctggctgggagatcactactgaccgaaaggtcatgagttcgggtcggagtgagcttccgaccaaaattgtgtagcttgttgtcgacctttgcaccctgaaagacagttgcttcCTTACCCCTTCAATATGGAACTGTAGGAAattaggaaagtaggaaatttaggtaggaaatttaggtaccacttttgtgGGGAGGcgaatttaactgatttacgaggccataaaaatctccaggaagtatgcaaagaatgaggaagtacttcatcaatgtcacaaatggatggtgcccctggtggccagaagctgtaatgttaaatagcctctgagtgtctgtctatatatgttatgtgtctatggcattaaatgtttgccatgtatatgtacattgtaatccgccctgagtcccctgcggggtgagaagggcggaatataaatactgtaaataaataatacgaaTCAgagccccccgtggcgcagtgggttaaacccctgtgctggcaggaccgaagaccgacaggtcgcaggttcgaatccggggagaggcggatgagctccctctatcagctccagctcctcatgcagggacatgagagaagcctcccacaaggatgacaaaacatcgaATCATCCGGGcggcccctgggcaacgtccttgcagacggtcaattctctcacaccagaagcgacttgcagtttctcaggtcgctcctgacatgacaaaataataataataataatacgaatcAAAGACTCAGGGAAGACGTTGCATGggacatccagttcaaccccttgcaCTGACTGCATTGAACAGGGACATATATGTACATGCACTAAGTACACAACTTCCTAAATAAGTAGCAATGTGTAAAACAGAAGTGCTATATGGTTTTCATGGCCTTTGCTGCCATGGGCAAGCCACCCTTTTTGAGCAGCCTGTAGGTATGTTAAAGATTGGATCTGTCCACCTAGTCTTTGCGACATACGCCAGCATATGTCTTTTCTGACCAGAAGACAAAGGAGAGTCTTACCAGCTCCTTTGTGCAACTTTCTCCAATCCTTTGGAATATAGTATCAAGGCATCTCAGCAGGGACATCTAGTGGTCAGTCAAGAGCATGAGCAGAGAAGAAATGTCCAGctatgtcaggcatgggcaaactttggccctccgagtgttttggacttcaactcccacaattcctaacagcaggcagggacatttaattacctctcaacaaaagtttgctccaggcacagtcagcccattgtatgttaatcaaggtggtcagttgaaacattcacacctagctccagcagacaagagtcctttgtctcaccctggtcattccacagatatataaacccttcttcctagttccaacagacctcactacctctgaggatgcttgccatagatgcaggcgaaacatcaggagagaatgcctctagaccatggccatacagcccgaaaaaacctacaactcagccTATCgcctgttaggtattgtgggagttgaagtccaaaacacccggagggccaaagtttgcccatgcctgagctacgtCCTCATAGTTCATGAAGGCTGCATTTTATCCACCCTAAACCCTTGCGCCACAGGACTGacgaccaacaggttggaggtttgaatccggggagagtgcagatgagctccctctgtcagctccagctccccattatggggacatgagagaagcctcccaaatggatggtaaaacatcaaaacataaaggTGTCCCCCATGCAACgttcttgcaggcagccaattctctcacaccagaagtgacgtgCAGTCCTCcatgcaatgtccttgcagacagccaattctctcacaccagaagcgacatgaagtttcccaagttgctcctgatatgaaacaTTTTTAGAGCATACGGtggcccttgtgctggcaggactgaagactgacaggttgcaggtttgaatccggggagagggcggatgagctccctctatcacagtggttctcaacctggggtccccagatgtttttggccttcaactccctgaaaccctaacagctggtaaactgacttggatttctgggagttgtagaccaaaaacatctggggaccccaggttgagaaccactgctctatcagcTCTGGCTCtccattgcggggacatgagagaagcctcccataaggatgataaaacatcctggtgtctcctgggcaatatccttgcatgcagccaattctctcataccagaagtaacttgcagtttctcacgtcactTCTGACAGACAAAGAAATCCACCTTACTATACCTAGAATCCCAATGATGGTGAGACCTTCAGGAGACCTTCAACAGAGTACCTCTGTTGTTTGCCTGGCTATAAGGACATAGTTGAATGTTTCTCTGCTGCTTCTCTGCTCTTCCCCTGCCACTAAATGACTTGCAAAGTGCATTCTCCCAACCAGGAATCAGGTGAGTCTTTCAGAAGATGGTAGAGGAGACAGAATGGAGGTCCACCTAAGCAGAACCTTACAGTTTGTCTCTCCATAGAGTCTTTCTGTCACCATGTCTAGAACCTATTAATTTTTAGGCAAGGGATCTGAACAACTGGGACACTTGGTTGGGTAGTAATAATACTGTTTGTTGCACAGCTTGACCCTCAGGGGAATGTTTCTCCTCAGCCTTCCAGACCAAGAGTGTGCCATCAAGAATTAAACATCCAACCGGTGAGGTTTGGTGCTCCCTCCATAACTGGAAGCGCATTCCCGTTCCTCTCTTGTTCTCTTTGCTTCTTGCTCACCGGAGACAGAAAAGGCTGTCTCCAAAACCAGTATGAAATGGTTTCCCCGTGGCTACGACACAAGGAAACAACACACTGGTGAATCGGTATTTACAAGGTAACATTCTCCTTCTTGAAGGTGCTGATGCTATCGGACGGAGGATTCGGCACAGCAACCGGACTCAATCCTTGGAGCTCCAAAGCCAATCTCTCTAGCAAGGCTTTGAAGTCTTAGTCTTGTTTGGCCAATCTCTCCCTCTGGACAGCAGTGAGAGAGGTTGTGTACCATGTGCCACAGAGCCCATGCATTGTCTGCCCTTCAGCAGTGAGGGAGAGGTGGTGTGCCATGTGCCACAAAGCCCTCCTTCGCCTGCCTTCCCTTGAGGCAAAGGCGCACTTGCTTTCACACCCTGCCAATGATGCTCCTTCAGGAACTGTGCTTCCATTTGGAGCTGACCTTGTCCAATAGTTGCCGGGTGCTTTCCCTGAACTTGCGTTGGGTGAAATAGAAGAGGATGGGGTCCAGGACGCTGTTCATGCTGGCGAAAGGTCGGGTGCACTTGTAGACGATGGCAAAGGTTTGCTGAGTGAGGCAGGGCGTCCCTTCAATGGAGCGGATGATGAGGTACATCGTCTTGGTCAAGTGGAAGGGGAAGAAGCTGATGGCGAAGACCAGCATCACGATGATGATCATCCGGACGGCTTTGTCCTTCTTCTTACGGACGGCCAACCCGATCAGCTCATCCTTCTGGCACAGGATGGCCGCCATGCGGCAGTAGCAGCCCAAGACTACAATGAAGGGAATTAGGAATCCTGTGACGGTCAAGGTGAGGCCGTAAGGGAAATAGTCACCGGAGCTTTCTGGTGTGCTCAAGTCGTAGCAGACGGTACGGTTCCTTTGGGTGCCggtggaggcaaagatgaaggtgGGCACGCACTGGGCCGCCACAACTAACCACACCACGCCGCACACAATCCAGGTGAAGCCCCGGCCCCTCTTCTTGTGCCAAGCGGCCAGCGGATGGCAGATGCCCAAATAGCGCTGGACGCTGATGCAAGTCAGGAATGAGATGCTGCCGTGCAGATTACTGTAGAACTGGAAGCGCACAAAGCGGCACGTGAAGTCACCAAAGGGCCAGTAGTCCTTCTGAACGTAGTTGTAGATAAGGAGGGGCAAGGATAAAACGTAAAGGAAGTCGGCCACCGCCAGGTTCAACATGTAGATCATGTTGCGGGTCAGCACCTTCCGGGACAGCCAGATCTGGACAATGACCACCGcgttcaagggcagccccagcgCCATAACCACGGAGTAGACCACCGGCAGCAGGATTTGCTTAAACTCTTCATGGTAAGTGCACGAGTTCTTCCCCACATCAGAAGAAGTGATGTTATCCATTTCTGGAACTCCTGGGATTTCAGTATTCAGATCGGCCTTCTGGCAACCAGGATCTGTGGATAAAACAACCAGAGATAAGTTTGTTTGGTTTTCCTTTATACTCCATGATTGATCTCTGTGGTTTGGAAAGGGATCGATGTTGCAGAAATGGCACCCAAAAGGGCCATTTCCCAGATAGTATAAGAGCATTGGATGCTGGAAGTGAAGAAGCATCAACACCTGGGTATATCAAGAGCAACTGGGGACAGAGGGAACCCTATACTgcaacatttctcaacttggaggtcagaacccctgggggggggggtcctgagggggtgtcagaggggtcaccaaagaccatcagaaaacagtattttctgttggtcatggggttctgtgtgggaagtttggtccatttCTATCACTGCTgggatttagaatgctctttgattgtaggagaactataaatcccagcaactacaactcccaaacctcaaggtctgttttccccaaacaacatcagtgttcacatttggcatattgagtattcgtgccaacattatttgagtccacagcgctctctggatgtaggtgaactacaactctgaaactcaaggtcaatgctgaccaaacccttccagtattttctgttgaccatgggagttctgtgtgccaagtttggttcaattccatcattggtggagttcagtattgtaggtgaactataaatcccagcaactacaactctcaaatgtcaaggtctattttccccatactttaccagtgttcacatttgggcatattgagtatttgtgccaagtttggtccagatccatctttgtttgagtccatagtgctctctggatgtaagtgaactacaactccaaaactcaatgtcaatgtccatcaaacccttccagtattttctgttgatcatgggagtcccgtgtgccaaagtttggcccaattctatcattggtgaggttcagaatgctcctctggaagggtttggtcggcATTAGAGTTgtagactgtggactcaaacaataatggatctggaccaaacttggcacggatactcaatatgcccaaatatgtacactggcagagtttgggaaaaagagaccttgacatttcagagttgtggttgctgggatttacagtttacctagtcaaagagcatactgaaccccaccaacaacagaattgggccaaacttcccacacatcacccccatgaccaacagaaaatactatgttttctgatggtctttggcaacccctgtgACATCCTTGATTTCCAAGGTACAGAAATGCTGCTCTGGGGCTTTTAGTGCAACTTCTAGTGGACGCTGAGCATAAAGTTTCACAGGAAGTCTTAGACATGCCTAAAGAGATCATATCAATCAAATCTGAATACACAGCTCCTCAAAAGTTGAACTCACAAATATTTAAAGAAGAAGtatggtcctccagttgttgAGGGCTTCTCAAATACCTATCATTGCCCACACTGGCTGGTACcacttcacagaatcatagaatcagtgttggaagagacctcatgggccatccagtccaacctcattctgccaagaagcaggaaaattgcattcaaagcacgcccgttagatggccatccagcctctgtttcaaagcctccaaagaaggagcctccaccacactctggagagttccactgctgaacagctctcacagtcatgttcagatggaatctcctttcttgtagtttgaagccattgttccgcatcctagtttccagggaagcagaaaacaagcttgctccctcctccctgtgacttccactcacatatttatacatggctatcatgtctcctctcagccttcgcttcttcaggctaaacatgcgcagctctttaagccgctcctcatagggcttattctccagacccttgatcatttgagtcgccctcctctggacacattccagcttgtcaatatctctcttcaattgtggtgcccagaattggacatagtattccagtatttgaaattgtagtccaaaagactGAGAAGCCTTGTACTCAGCTAGAACAGCCCAAGTAACGATGAAAGCAATATTGAAGCCCTTTCCATATTGCTGCCGTCTCCCCGTTGTGTGCAGATCAGATGGAACTTGACCTGAATAATAAGCGAGCGGGAATCCTGAGATGAATAGCAAGTAAATTGGAGCATCCCCGCCTGTGTGTAGGCCGGTCGATGAAGGATGCTGGACCAAAGGTTATTAAATCCAACAGCAAATGGTTAGAATTGGATTATCCTTTCTAAGCAATGGCTATAATGTGGTTCGTGCTGCAACTACAGGCTGCAAAATGAATGCTTATCTGATGGAAATAGAATTACCCATTTGCAAAAATATTTAGGACACTTGTGCCTtttctttgcatccttttcagaaAATATTGACTGTGTTCTTGCATTCTGTAATGCAAAGTTACAttcccatcatcatcataataggattgctgtaggttttttcgggctatatggccatggtcaagaggcattctctcctaacatttcgcctgcatctatggcaagcatcctcagaggtagtgaagtctgttggaactaggaaaaggggtttatatatctgtggaatgaccagggtgggacaaaggactcttgtctgctggagctaggtgtgaatgtttcgactgatcaccttgattagcatttgattgcctggcagtgcctggagcaaacttttgttgagaggtgattagatgtccttgtttgtttcctctctgttgttgtgctgttgtaattatagaggttttttttttttaatactggtagccagattttgttcattttcatggtttccttcttaaCACTCCCTTTCTCAagtctcatggggggggggggggggataaatgtataaatagaaaccattaaaacaaatatatCAAAGGACACATGCTGGTTCTATGCCAAAccttggcaaacttgggccctctgggtgttttggacttcaggctgttaggaattgtgggagttgaagtccaaaacacccggaggacccaagtttgccaatgtaccaaactacattatatagtcAATGTATAACCACATAATGcaattcagtgcagttcaaactgcattataaggtcaGTTTCTCAGTTTCTCACCAGCACCcttgggcagagaaagctaaagactttgtagaactacaaatcccaagattccatagcattgagccatagcagttgaagtggtgtcaaactgcttctcattctacaatgggattttggcctgcatcaataggagcatagtgtctagatctagggaagtaatgctccccatgct encodes:
- the P2RY6 gene encoding P2Y purinoceptor 6; translation: MDNITSSDVGKNSCTYHEEFKQILLPVVYSVVMALGLPLNAVVIVQIWLSRKVLTRNMIYMLNLAVADFLYVLSLPLLIYNYVQKDYWPFGDFTCRFVRFQFYSNLHGSISFLTCISVQRYLGICHPLAAWHKKRGRGFTWIVCGVVWLVVAAQCVPTFIFASTGTQRNRTVCYDLSTPESSGDYFPYGLTLTVTGFLIPFIVVLGCYCRMAAILCQKDELIGLAVRKKKDKAVRMIIIVMLVFAISFFPFHLTKTMYLIIRSIEGTPCLTQQTFAIVYKCTRPFASMNSVLDPILFYFTQRKFRESTRQLLDKVSSKWKHSS